Genomic segment of Perognathus longimembris pacificus isolate PPM17 chromosome 11, ASM2315922v1, whole genome shotgun sequence:
tattcccagccccctagattgATTGACTTTCAAAGAATAGAAACTAGCCAAATGTGATAGTACATATCTGTAAACTCAATACTCTTGAGGCTAGGGGCAGCTAAGTCAAGGGATCAGCTTTCAGGCAGCTTTAGCAAAACATCAAAAACCTTGGTTGAATCAATAGTTTCATGTTTAACTAGTTAAAGGCCCTACCTAGTCTTAATCCCCACCtctgaaaggaaggaggaagagtatATGTCTGAAACCTTGTGATAGTTACTAGCATTCCTTTGCTTTAGTTAAACTCAGggttggttgttgggcttgaactctgggcctgggtgctgtcccttagttctatcagctcaaagctagcactctaccacttgagccacagccccacttctgattttctggtggttcattggaaataagagtctcactggggctggagatatggccgagtggtagagtgcttgcctcgtgtacatgaagccctgggttcaattcctcagcaccacatatatagaaaaagccagaagtggcgctgtggcccaagaggtagagtgctagccttgagcaaaaagaagccagggacagtgcccaggccctgagtccaagccccaggactggcaaaataagaatcccacggactttcctgcctgggctggctttgaacctcaatcctcagatctcagcctcctgagtagcaaggattacaggtgtgagctcacgGTCTGTTGTTCATGTGACTTAGTCTTTGGTGTCTTATTACAAGGAGAACATAGATTGGGGACTCACCCTAAATCAATAtgaccatctttcttttttttttttagtcctagcctggggtttaaactcagggcttgggcactgtccctaagcttctttttgctcaaagctagcactcttatcacttgagcaacagcaccaggtctggcttttttgtttatatagtactgaggactagaaccccagggctttatgcatgctaggcaaacactctaccactaagcaacaatCCTAGCCCCAATATGGCCATCTTTTGTCTTGAATACATCTACAAAGATCCCATTCCCAAATAAGTCACATTCACAGGTTGCTAGAGTTAGGACTCAGCATGTCTTCTTGATGGGCACAGTCCAATCACAATGGTATTTGCAGTTAATAAGCTAGAAGATAAGTTTTCTGTCCTCAAGAGGCTCTAAtaggttgtaatcctagctactctggaagctgagatcttgagtttgaagccatcccaggttcTGAGAGGGACTCTTACCTCCGGTTAAACTaccaaaccagaagtgaagctatggttccAGATGTAGAATGCTAGCAGAAAGGCTCAGCCCctaggcccttaattcaagccccaggtcttacAGACACACAAAACAAATAGTTGAATTTTCACAATACCTGTTCCAGAAAAGTAAAAGACTTAGGGAGGTgatcataatttatttattttaggggtcttttttttttttttttttttttttttttttgccagtcctggggcttggacttgagcactgtcccgggcttcttttttttttctctcaaggttaacactctaccacttgagtcacagtgccacttcctggtttttctgtttatgtggcactgaggaattgaacccagggcttcatgcatgctgggcaagcactttactactaagctCTATTCCCAGTCCTGGTTTTAGTTTTTTAAGATACAGTAAAGCAGTAAAGTTAAAGAAAATACTTACATGAGTTAAAGCCAAGCAGATTGGTTTAAGAGGTCTTTGAGTAGTCCTGATACAGTGATAATCTACGTTTTTCTTCAGATTCAAGTCCAGCATCCAGCAGCCAAATCCATGATTGAAATTAGCCGGACTCAGGATGAAGAAGTTGGAGATGGAACCACATCAGTAATTATTCTTGGTAAGAGAATAAAAGGCTAAAAAGGGAAATTACAATGTCAGTGTTGTGTTTATTAAGGTTTGGGTTCATTTTATgcaggtcctggggtttaaactctgatTAGGTACTTTCCCTAATCTCTTGATCAAGGCTCTACTacctgaaccatagctccacctccagcttttttgggttggttaattgaatattttcatttagtttatttgttttgtttttgttgccagtcctggagcatagactcagggcctgagcactgtccctggtttctttttgctcaaggctagcactctacctcttgagccacagtgccacttccggcttttttctatatatgtggttctgaggaatcgaacctagggcttcatgtatacgaggcgagcactttaccagtaggccatattcccagccccttgaatagtCTCGTGAcgctcagatcacagcctccttagTGGCTAATACTACAGATTTGACTCACACCCTCCTGATGTCTGAGAATcctttatctccagttcaccattgtccagttaaccagcaaagctgGATCTGAAAAGCTTGGTACCgcaatgaaggaaaataaatagcaTCTAAGCAAGTAATATAAGcagtttgtaaaatatttttgagaaaaataattacatgttatcttaatttttttagaaattaaaatgagATTCTTTAAGCTATTTTCATATACAGTTCAgtgtatttcaaaaatatttaccttttttttcctgtactgggatttgaacttcatCTTGACTTTGCTCAGTTGCTTTCTTAGCTGAATCTGACATACCTCCAGCCCTCACTCTCTTtttgcctttctcctttccctcctaaaTAGTCACTTAGACTCATGTTCTGTGTTGATGCATATATAACTTCATATACAGGTATACGTACATATGTACATGTTCATAATATGTTAAGTTTTGTAGGCCTAACACTTGTGAGTGAAAACATGGAATCttgtttcttttggtttgtttcttgcttaactttttccttCTAACAGctcttgttctaccacttgagctttgagctatgcctctacttccagctttttgctggttaattggagatagtctcttgATTTGTCTGCCATAGCTGGCTCCAAACTAggaacttcagatctcaacctcctgaattcctaggattataggcattaagtcagtctttctttcattcttttcttttctgtagccttgagccaaggtctggactctgtcccttagcttttttgctcaaaggctggtgttctgtcacttgagccacaactccacttctagctttaaaaaaaaaaaaaggtagttaactggaaataaaagtcttaaagacttttcctgccctggctagctttgaactccagTCTACATATCtctttcctgagttgctaggattacaagtttgtgCTACCATCACACAGCtagatgttttctttaaaaattggtttGTACAAATTACAAAATACAGTATAGTACTAATAGTACTAGAAGCTAAATGATAAATCAGTCACGAAGGGTATGTTTGTGGAGATTTTTTGGATGCCTATGATGAAGTTTTCCTGATACCCCAGTACTTTTTTAAAACATCACCATGGTATCTTTATTTTTTGCAGCGGGAGAAATGCTGTCTGTGGCTGAGCATTTCCTAGAGCAGCAGATGCACCCAACCGTGGTGATCAGTGCTTACCGCATGGCACTGGATGATATGATCAGCACTCTAAAGAAAATCAGGTAtgggggtctgggaatgtagcttagaggtagagtgcttgcctagcgttcagccctgggttcaattcctcagtaccacataaacagaaaaagctggaaatgacgctgtggtgcaagtggtagagttctagccttgagcaaaaagaagctcagtgacagtgcccaggctgagttcaagccccaggaaagaaaaggaaaaagaacatcaGATATGGATAGTAGGTCAGATATGGATAGTAGGGAACATGGGAGATCTAGAAGACTGAGTGTTCTCAAGGAATGAAGAAAAGCCAAATATGTCTCTCCCACGTGGTTTTAGACCTCAGTATCATTTTgtgagaaatgaaagcaaaatgagaagggaaataaaagttttagagccaggcaccagtgactcacgtatgtaatcctagctgcttagaggaggctgagatctgagggcaagaaagtctgaaacttttatctccaaataactaccataagagccagaagtggagcaattatctaagtggtaaagcagtagccttgatcATAAAGATGCCCAGGGACTGCATCTGGGTCCTCAATTcaactcccaggactggcaccaaaaaaaaaaaaatgacttttagaAGTGGAGGACACTGAGTTCATTTTGTCTCTACCACTGccaacaaaaacaattttaagaaaagGATTCTAATTAGAGAACTATAAAGTTGTCTATAATCTTCAAAATATCTTTAAGGTGCAtgctgctttttttgggggggggggttggtcatggggttgaactcagggcctgtacaatgtccctgagctcttttgctcaaagctagcactctaccacttgagctacagtgtgccacttcaggttttcagcatttcattttcattcataaaTAGTGCCAAGACTAAAAATGTTGCTTGCATTTAGTACTTGGAGGAAAGTCCctgaagctaggtgccagtggctcacacatatgaTCCCATTTAGATGGCTGAGATTTTAagaatagaggttcaaagccagcctgcacaataAATTCGACAAGTCTTCCATCTTCATAATAATCGGCAAAAGCCAGGGTTAGGGTTGGTGGTATTGATCGAGTGTTAGACTGCCAGCAAAGCAAGCCAaacaaacatgaggtcctgaagGAGTTCACACTCTAGTAACACCAATAGCACCTTATGGTGTTGTTTTGCTCTTTATATGATTGAATCATTGGGTACATAAGTAGTGAGCTTTGTACTAGCTCCTATTAACCAGGTTTGTAATGAGTATGTGGAGCTTAATTGTtagaaaactttttatttaattggtggttgcacccagggcctcatatacaagctgcctaccacttgagctatactctcTATCCTTATGGCAGTTCTAGGGTTGGAATTCATCCTCcaacatttgagccatgccctttgtctttactttgtttttaagatagacTTGATAACTATCCAGGCAGGCTTGGAACTTAGGATTTTTGTGTCTcttgtctcttcctttttccttctggaTTCCATGTGTACAACATCACAACTGGCTGAATCAAGTAATGAGTGCCTACTAAAaatactgtgtgtatatatgttgatACTTGGGCCTGAAATCAGTGcctcattcttgcttggctttttggctcaaagcctgccctataccacttgagtcataactctacttccagctttttgctggcaatGTAGATAGAGACAGATAAAAGTGTCTCTTGGGTTTATTTGTCCAGCCTGCCTTCAAAACCcactcagtccttagatctcagcctcctgagtagctagtaggtttgaggatcacagctaggtttgaggatcaccattttaagctagcccaggcaagaaaatctgtgagactcctcctatctccagttaatcaccagaaagccagaaatagtgctgtggcacaaagtggtagagtactattccttgagcacaaaagttctgagttcaggtcccaggactgacacatgtTCACATACTCGtgtacacaagcacacacaaagcCAGTTATAGAGCTGTGTTCTGGGTAGTTTTATAGTGCACAAAGAGCTTATTTGGTTGGAGGAGAAGATAAATATTTCGCTGTAAATTTGTGTCTTTCTGGAAAGGAACAGACAAGATTTATCTCTTGATGTCCCTTTTAGTTTCTCACAAAGGAACAGATGCTGTCATTTGCCTCTTGGCCCACTGTTGAAACAGGATATTATACTAGAGACTTGGTTAAATGTCTTAAGTTGCCAGCTAAATATGTTACCGGCTTCATTTTCTCTAGCACCCCCGTTGATGTCAATAACCGTGAAATGATgctgaacatcatcaatagttcAATTACTACTAAAGTAATCAGTCGGTGGTCTTCTTTGGCTTGCAACATTGCCTTGGATGCTGTCAAGACTGTGCAGTTTGAGGAAAATGGCCGGAAGGAGATTGACATCAAGAAATATGCAAAGGTGGAAAAGGTAAGTTGATCTAACTGTGCTTTTGAAATGAGTTATTTCCTGGCATGAATTATCCTACTTGTGAAGGAAATAGTTTTAAGTCAGAGCAAGATGtcgttatttaaaaaaaaaattacttgtttattgtcaaagtgatgtacagagggtttacggtttcatacgttaggccatgggtatatttcttgtactatgcAAGATgtctttaataaattaaaaaaactaagaaaatctGGGTGCCactggtttacacctgtaatccatcTACTCTGgctattgagatctgaggattgtggttcaagaagCTAGcccagaactaggaaagtgaactatacagaAACCTGGGAAACAAAAAACTACTTTCTattaatcttaaaataaaaaaataaagtaatagccTACAGCCAGCAGATGGAGCCCAAGTCTACAATTCTGTGAGAATGTCTAAGGAAGTAAGACATCTGAGGTGCTTTTTGGTGTATTTGTTCttgaagtgttttttgtttgtttgtttgttctgttttgccaatcctggggcttgaactcagggtctgggcactgtccctgagcctcttgctcaaggctagcactctaccacttgagccacagtgccactttgagcttttcctgtttatgtgttgctgaggaatggaacccagggcttcatgcatgctaggcaagcactctaccactaagccacactcctagccttTCTGGAGTTTTTGGTTTGTTCATTTGTACTGgtccggggccttgaactcaccctGGACACTTTCTctgtgctttttgctcaagggtagtgctcttctacttgagctacagctccatttctcgctttttctttggaagttaattggagtcccacagactttcctgcccaaactgactTTGAACGACAATCCTCGGGTCTTAACCcactgagctaggattacaagtgtaagctgtAGTGCCTagctatttgttttttgttttttgttttttgttttttttgcccgtcctggagcttggactcagggcctagcactgtccctggcttctttttgctcaaggctagcactctgccacttgagccacagcaccacttctggccgttttctgtatatgtggtactggggaattgaacccaaggcttcatgtatacaaggcaagcactcttgccactaggccatatcccccagccctatttgtttttcttattactgTACTGAGACTGAACCTCAGGTCCTTGTGCTCTCACGCGGCTTTTTCACTCTAGCTGGCTCTGTATTacacctccagttctagctttgtgGTAGAGGTAAGAGTCAtgtttttctgctctggctggcttcaaaccatgatccttaagctttttaagtagttaaaattataggcctgagccactggggcccagctacACCTGAGTCCTCTTAAATCTTTATCAAGATACTAGATTTCTAGAGTTTACCTTACCCTAGTAAGATTGACCATCATTAAGTATGCAaataaatgctggtggggatgtaggGGAAAAGGAGCACTGTTATAtatactgttggtgagaatgtaaaatatTGCAACCATTTTGAAAGGCAACAAACTAAACACAGCTTTTCTGTGGTCCTATGATACCATTCTTTGGCATCTCTCCAGAAAATTACAGGTCACAATACAGTAAGGTAAAGGTACTTGCACATATATGTTTATTGTTGCTCTATTCTTGGTAGCCAAGCTATGGAGACAGCCTAGATGCCCTACCATGCATGAATGGATCGAGATAATATGGAGCATATATACAGTGGAAGTTTACTAATCAATCAGAAAAATACTGTCATTACAGGGACATGGATGGACCTAGTAAAGTTTGTTACATCAAAtaggtcaggctcagagagacgaATGGCATATTTTtgttcatatgtggaagttagagctaaaatataaatatatgtgaaaacaTACAGagttatgtacacacacacgcgcgcgcgcacacacactctgACTAGAGGTTGGTATGCCCAAGGAGGAATTCCAACAACATAACTCCTGAAGAACTATAAAGAAtggttttaacaaaatgaatgccaagaagctggaacatgtttgggaggggggaagatggctggagagaagaagggtaggcaaatacagtcattatactcaatgtacatatgtgaaaatagagccAAGTAACCTGAGGGTATAGATGGGATtgggaaaggaaagggtgacattttactcataatctgacttgtctaattgaaacccctttgtgcatttctttttgtaaagataatgatttctGTGGGTCTCAGCCAACCTTCAGATTGTCGTGACCCGAGATTATATTGAGGAACAAAGTGTTAGCAATTACTTTTTAGCTTAATGAAAAAGTCACTGGAGAAACTtgaaataattgttttgttttgctttttgtagtACTGGCAATAAACACAGTTTTGCACTTATGAAGCAAGTGCCATAGTCTCAGTTTTCTCCTCTTGCTTATAGATTAAAGTATGTCTTCTTTTGTTCAGATACCTGGGGGCATCATTGAAGACTCTTATGTCTTACGAGGAGTCATGATTAACAAGGATGTGACCCATCCACGAATGCGGCGCTATATCAAGAACCCTCGTATTGTGCTGATGGATTCTTCTCTGGAGTACAAGAAAGGAGAAAGCCAGGTAAGATGTCTATCCCTGTTCCTTAAAGTGGAATGGACAAAAGAGATATAAAAGTTAGTGTTAACATTTCTTGAAAAGCATTGATAGTAACTCTTTTACAGATGAGTCTGAAGCTCAAGAGTGCTAGGGGCCAAGATtagttatacatttttaaaaattggatctAATATCTAGGTATGGGGTCACATACCAAGTCTCAGGTACTTAATCTCCTGACACAGTATAACCATTTGAGACTCCTGAGCAACATAGTGAGACCGCCatctcaaggaaaaagaaaaaaaagccaaataagtatTTAGCATCTTAGCTTAGGCTGAGgcctggagaatcatggttctaggTCAGTTTAAgctgacaaatctgagagattcctatctccaattagccagacaAAGTTGAAAGTGAGCCTTATCTCGTGCTAATGTGAGTGAAAGTGCACagccagttatttttatttgcctgAGGAACACCACTAAAATCAAGACCTAAACTCACTTCTGtttggctttcatttttattatgtatgtgtgtatgtatgcatgcatgtatgtgttcaTTTAGTGTtggttttgggcttgaactcaggtcttgggcactgtccatgagcctctttgtgctcaaggctaaatactctatcacttgggccacagcaccatttccagttttccttttgttttgttgccaatcctggggcttggactcaggccctgagcactgttcctggtttctttttgctcaagggcttcatgcatactaggcaagcactctacagctaagccacattcccagccccatttccagtttttgagtagttaattggagataagagtgtcacagggacttttctgtcccggcTGACTTTgatgcatgatcctcagatcttagcctcctaaatatatctagggttataggcatcaccccaccagtgcctgactggcttcctttttatatttatcaTAGTACCCTCCCTAGTATAAGAAGAGGATATAAaagagggctggcaatgtggcttagtggtagagtgcatgaagccctgggttcatttcctcagtaccatataaacagaaagatccagaagtggtcctgtggctcaagtggtagagttctagccttgtgcagaagaagctcagggacaatgctcagcccctgagttcaagccccaggagtggagagggaaaaaaggacATAGAAGAgaagttagggggctgggaatgtggcttagtggtacagtgcttgcctagcatgcatgaagccctgggttcgattcctcagcaccacatacacagaaaaagctggaagtgctacTGTGGCTCCGGAGGTAGgttgctagccgtgagcaaaaagaagccagggacagtgttcaggtcctgagtcccaaaccccaagattggcaaaaacaacaacaacaaatcaattgTATCTTAACAAGGACTGAAAATACTCAACTTAATTAGTGTGAATAGTTGAAACCTATATAACCATGCATATTAGCAGAATACAGATAACTTTGAACCTGGATGGTCAGACTGCTCAGAGGAGCCAAACTCAAAAGTCAAACTGAATGAAGAGTTAAACTGACTTAAAGATGTTGTGGGGACATAGCTTTTAACATTCTAACTCATACTGTAAGGGATCTTTGAGGACTATGTAGAGAAAGCATAATAATTGAGCTAACGCTTAAGTTTCACCTGCCTAGGCTTTTTCTTtattcagtactgaggtttgaactcagggctgtgcttactaggctggtgctctatctagCCCTTTTTAATTATCTTATGTTTATGTCCTAGTGGGTCTTCACTATGATTCTCCTTCCCATGGAGTTGGATGATAGGCACATAACTCCATGCCTTGCTTTTTGATTGAGAaacagtcttgcaaacttttctgtttgggttggCCTAGAGCCATGATCTTCCCAACCTTAtcctcctgtgtatctaggattttAAGATATCTGAGCCATTTGCATCTACCTCATGTCcaacttttattgattgaactggGTTCTCAAACTTGTTCAGATTGGCCTTAAACCATAATTCTACTGATCTTTGCCTCTTGAAGGGCTATGATTACAAGCTTGAACTACTGTGCCTAACCCAGCCtattggttggttgtttttgtttttaaatctgtgCCTTTTCTTCACCATACAGACTGACATTGAGATTACCCGAGAGGAAGACTTCACCCGAATCCTTCAAATGGAAGAAGAGTACATCCAACAGCTCTGTGATGACATTATCCAAATGAAGCCTGATGTGGTCATCACAGAAAAGGGCATCTCAGGTTGGGCCCTGTTAATTTTTCCAGTCTACTAGAAGAGGATGAATGCTTTTGTTACTCATGATCCATAAACCTAATAAGCATAATGTTTAGAACACTTTGACTTCCAGCTTGACATTTGTACTCTTGAATTTCAGATTTAGCACAGCACTACCTCATGCGGGCTAATATCACAGCCATCCGTAGAGTCCGCAAGACAGACAATAATCGCATTGCTAGGTGAGTAGTAGTCAAAAGTTActctttcctgtgtttctttttttgtatctACATAATAGAGTCATTACTTGAAAAAATACAGTGTACAGTAACACATAGAAAAACCTAAGTGTAGCTGTCTGCCATTTTCAAAAGCTTTCTAATCCAACTATTACTTCTTAACCAATAGTGAGCAGCTAGTACTTAAGACATCTGTAATCACTACCTTGGTAGGTGTCTATTACATTTCTAAATGCTACTTGTTAAAGATTACTGTTCTTTATATTGTCAATTGTAGTGATTCTGAATGAATGTTTACTGAGTAGTGTGTTTCAGCTGGCTCAGAATATAGTAGAACCATCAGTTTCAAGATTGTTAGCTATTAATGCAACTATATGTTGCATTCACTATTTCTACACTGATGTCTATACTTACCGTCCATTTTAAtgctaatttatttaaaaagctgACACATGTACCCAACTGGGTTAGTCAATTTTTTGTCACTGTAACAGTCAGCTAAGTTGCAGCTTAGAAaaggttttttgtctttttgtttttgccagttctgggcttggactcagggcctgagcaatgtccctggcctctttttgctcaaggctagcactctgccacttgagccacagtgcctcttctggctgctttctatatatgtggtgctggggaatcgaacccagggcttcatgtataggaggcaagcactcttgccactaggccatattcccagtcccacttaGAAAAGGCTTTGTTTTGACTCCCGTTTTGATGGTCCAGTGCATTGTTGGCTGGCGCTGTAGTATTTGGTACTGTCCTGGGACAGGCACAAAATGATGGAGTGTATGGTGAACAAAATCATTTACCTTTCAGCTGAAACTTAAAAGAGAGAaatagccaggcgccagtggctccttcatgcttaggaagctaagatctgaagatcgcaattcaaagccatcctggacaggaaagtttgagactctggcctccagttaaccactgaaaaggctagaagtaggggctgggaatatggcctagtggtagagtgcttgcctcatatacatgaagccctgggtttgattcctcagcaccacatacatagaaaagaccagaagtggtactgtggctcaagtggtaaatagcattgaacaaaaagaagccaggatagtgcttagaccctgagttcaagccccaggactggcaaaaaaaaatttctttaagctagaagtagagcactatccttgagcataaaagcttagggctCTGAAGTCAAGCACTGGCacccacaaaaagagagagaaccagaTATATACTTAATTGCTTATTCAGTTCTTGCTTGACCTtcatatcctttttcttttttaatcccaTTATTGGCCTTGAGGGTCATTTGGGCAGTACAGCCCACTCTACCCTAGGGAAGTAGATAAAAAAGTTACTTTTTCAGTCATCTGGTTTTTCCCCACCTTCACCCAATAGAGCCTGTGGGGCCCGAATAGTCAGCCGGCCTGAAGAACTGAGAGAAGATGATGTTGGAACAGGAGCAGGCTTGttggaaattaagaaaattggagaTGAGTACTTTACATTTATCACTGAGTGCAAAGACCCCAAAGCCTGTACCATTCTTCTCAGGGGTGCCAGCAAAGATATTCTTTCGGTGAGTCAACCTTAGAAGTGTTCCTATCTTGAGAGTTCTTAAAGGGTCTAAAATCACCCGGCATTGATTTTGGTAAATTGGAAGGTAATACTGAAATTTCGGGcacatgcttgctcagcttgcatATTCAGCTGATACTCCACCACTAGAGGCATACATACCTTCAGTCCCTAGCTTTGGCACATCAacttcaaaagagaaaatattttagctAGTAAATAGTAAGACAATTGAAACTACATCATGTAATTTCTAAAGGTCATAGATAAGTAGGAATGAAAT
This window contains:
- the Cct3 gene encoding T-complex protein 1 subunit gamma; this translates as MMGHRPVLVLSQNTKRESGRKVQSGNINAAKTIADIIRTCLGPKSMMKMLLDPMGGIVMTNDGNAILREIQVQHPAAKSMIEISRTQDEEVGDGTTSVIILAGEMLSVAEHFLEQQMHPTVVISAYRMALDDMISTLKKISTPVDVNNREMMLNIINSSITTKVISRWSSLACNIALDAVKTVQFEENGRKEIDIKKYAKVEKIPGGIIEDSYVLRGVMINKDVTHPRMRRYIKNPRIVLMDSSLEYKKGESQTDIEITREEDFTRILQMEEEYIQQLCDDIIQMKPDVVITEKGISDLAQHYLMRANITAIRRVRKTDNNRIARACGARIVSRPEELREDDVGTGAGLLEIKKIGDEYFTFITECKDPKACTILLRGASKDILSEVERNLQDAMQVCRNVLLDPQLVPGGGASEMAVAHALTEKSKAMTGVEQWPYRAVAQALEVIPRTLIQNCGASTIRLLTSLRAKHTQENCETWGVNGETGTLVDMKELGIWEPLAVKLQTYKTAVETAVLLLRIDDIVSGHKKKGDDQNRQGGAPDAGQE